One window from the genome of Borrelia parkeri encodes:
- a CDS encoding variable large family protein, with protein sequence MTLFLLLSCGSGSAKVEDPKTTFLNSIANLGRGFLDVFTSLSDMVAGAFGIKADTKKSDIGKYFTSIETTMNTVKKKLQEEVAKNGNYSKVKKVVDTFITNTLDKIAAGAKEAAKGATTDTAIGNAVKNQDAKPANAESINSLVKGIKTIVGVVLKSNEGNAEATKTAEDEQKSIGKLLSGKGASDGEEKHAAAASASIGAVTGADILKAIAKSAETADKVDLDQAKDAASIAAAKKDVAADFTDARKDAVIAAGIALRAMAKDGKLAAKTGEDKSAHAINGAVASAVGKTLSTLIIAIRNTVDSGLKTISEALAAVKQEDKSTEATTPAETATSGQ encoded by the coding sequence ATGACTTTATTTTTACTTCTTAGTTGTGGCAGTGGTAGTGCTAAGGTGGAAGATCCTAAAACTACTTTCTTAAACTCTATTGCTAATTTAGGTAGAGGGTTCTTAGATGTTTTTACTTCCCTTTCTGATATGGTTGCTGGGGCTTTTGGTATTAAGGCTGACACTAAGAAATCTGATATAGGTAAGTATTTCACTTCTATTGAAACTACTATGAACACAGTTAAAAAAAAGTTACAAGAGGAAGTTGCTAAGAATGGGAATTATTCAAAGGTAAAGAAAGTCGTTGATACATTTATCACTAATACATTAGACAAAATTGCTGCAGGAGCAAAGGAAGCTGCTAAAGGGGCTACTACTGATACTGCTATTGGTAATGCTGTTAAAAATCAGGATGCTAAACCTGCAAATGCCGAAAGTATAAACTCACTTGTTAAAGGGATTAAAACAATAGTTGGCGTGGTTTTAAAATCAAATGAGGGAAATGCAGAGGCTACTAAGACAGCAGAGGATGAGCAAAAATCAATTGGTAAGTTGCTTAGTGGTAAAGGGGCTAGTGATGGAGAAGAAAAACATGCAGCTGCAGCTAGTGCATCAATTGGGGCTGTAACTGGGGCTGACATCCTAAAAGCTATTGCTAAGTCTGCTGAGACTGCTGATAAGGTTGACCTTGATCAAGCAAAAGATGCTGCAAGTATTGCTGCTGCTAAGAAAGATGTTGCTGCTGATTTTACAGATGCAAGGAAAGATGCTGTGATTGCTGCGGGTATTGCTTTAAGAGCAATGGCTAAAGATGGTAAACTTGCTGCTAAGACAGGTGAAGATAAGTCTGCTCATGCAATAAATGGTGCTGTTGCTAGTGCTGTTGGTAAGACTTTAAGTACTCTAATAATAGCAATAAGAAATACTGTTGATAGTGGTTTAAAAACAATAAGTGAAGCACTAGCTGCCGTTAAACAAGAAGATAAATCCACAGAAGCTACTACACCCGCAGAAACAGCAACTAGTGGACAGTAA
- a CDS encoding Vsp/OspC family lipoprotein, with translation MKRITFCALLMTLFLLMSCNNSGTSPKDGQAAKSDGTLIDLKSVSSKITEAVAFANDVKDVHTLVKSIDELVKAIGQKIKNDGIEAEKDHNGSLIVGAYSVILAVETKLTSLEKKVGLSSDLKGKVTAAKTESTAFLTTVKSKHTDLGKEGVTDAHAKNAIDKSDNTGDKGASDLVKLNTAIDALLTSANAAVTAAIKELTTPAKPSNN, from the coding sequence ATGAAAAGAATTACTTTTTGTGCGTTATTAATGACTTTATTTTTACTTATGTCTTGTAATAATTCAGGGACTTCTCCTAAAGATGGGCAAGCGGCTAAATCTGATGGGACTCTTATTGATTTAAAGTCAGTAAGTTCAAAAATAACAGAGGCTGTTGCTTTTGCAAACGATGTTAAAGACGTTCATACCTTAGTTAAGTCTATTGACGAGCTAGTTAAAGCTATTGGTCAGAAAATTAAAAATGATGGTATTGAAGCTGAAAAGGACCATAATGGATCGTTAATTGTAGGAGCATATAGTGTAATATTAGCTGTAGAGACTAAATTAACATCATTAGAAAAAAAAGTTGGGCTTTCTAGTGATTTGAAGGGTAAGGTTACTGCTGCTAAGACTGAAAGTACAGCTTTCTTAACTACGGTTAAATCAAAGCATACTGATCTTGGGAAAGAAGGTGTTACTGATGCTCATGCAAAAAATGCTATAGATAAAAGCGATAATACTGGAGATAAAGGAGCTTCAGATCTTGTTAAGTTAAACACAGCAATTGATGCTTTGTTAACATCTGCTAATGCTGCAGTAACAGCTGCAATTAAGGAACTTACAACCCCTGCTAAACCTTCTAACAACTAA
- a CDS encoding variable large family protein, whose product MLYFLFLLLSCGSGQQPEAGKGGSAATGGRSLSEVLMEVGRSAENAFYSFLELLSDTLGFTAKSTTKKSDVGGYFKSLGSKLGKASDELEQVAKKSEGEGDKDEPIAVAIRSAVDTAKTTLNTLKGHLESLGQVGDSKPVGDAETTAKQGTAADATELKKAFNSLKEIVKAATDSGVQELKAGTTTLSIDNVDNKDGAKILGTDSAAAADVSKAAVILAAVSGEEILKSIIESQENDAVAGVSSNADVNTSALKFAKGGTNNHVSNAHTPKAAAVAGGIALRSLVKTGKLSAGAAANSAGGQGEVQKIGVTAANKLLKAVEDVIKKTVKNVLEKAKGEIDKARATKPEGQ is encoded by the coding sequence ATCTTATATTTCTTATTTTTACTTCTTAGCTGTGGCAGTGGTCAACAACCAGAAGCAGGTAAGGGGGGCTCAGCAGCTACAGGAGGGAGAAGTTTAAGCGAAGTCCTAATGGAGGTAGGTAGGAGTGCTGAGAATGCCTTTTATTCATTTTTAGAGTTACTCTCAGATACATTAGGCTTTACTGCTAAATCAACTACAAAGAAGAGTGATGTAGGAGGGTATTTTAAAAGTCTAGGTTCGAAGCTTGGAAAAGCATCAGACGAATTAGAACAAGTAGCAAAGAAGTCAGAAGGAGAAGGAGATAAAGATGAACCAATAGCCGTAGCAATTAGAAGTGCAGTTGATACTGCTAAGACTACTTTAAACACATTAAAAGGTCATTTAGAGTCTTTAGGTCAAGTAGGTGATTCTAAACCAGTAGGTGATGCGGAAACTACTGCTAAACAAGGAACAGCAGCAGATGCAACTGAATTAAAGAAAGCCTTTAATTCATTGAAAGAAATAGTAAAAGCTGCAACAGATTCAGGTGTTCAAGAATTAAAAGCAGGAACTACAACACTATCAATAGATAATGTAGATAATAAAGATGGGGCTAAGATATTAGGTACAGATTCGGCAGCAGCAGCAGATGTGTCTAAAGCAGCAGTAATATTAGCAGCAGTAAGTGGTGAGGAAATTTTAAAATCAATAATTGAATCACAAGAAAATGATGCGGTAGCAGGTGTTTCAAGTAATGCAGATGTCAACACAAGTGCATTAAAGTTTGCAAAAGGAGGAACAAATAATCATGTATCAAATGCACATACTCCAAAAGCAGCAGCGGTTGCAGGAGGGATAGCACTGCGCTCATTGGTTAAGACAGGTAAATTATCAGCAGGAGCAGCAGCTAATAGTGCGGGAGGACAAGGAGAAGTACAAAAAATAGGAGTAACAGCAGCAAACAAACTATTGAAAGCAGTAGAGGATGTAATTAAGAAGACAGTAAAGAATGTTCTTGAAAAAGCAAAAGGAGAAATAGATAAAGCAAGAGCTACAAAACCAGAAGGTCAGTAA
- a CDS encoding variable large family protein, translated as MTLFLLLSCGSGSAKVEDPQSRFLKTVISLSNDFLNVFTSLSDMVGGVLGFNTNTKKSDVAVYFKRVQDTLQGTKDKLNKIVADMKSDNNPNSSTVETAVTNLVTTTLDKIIQGAKTASEAIGSDNNPIANVADQNAGAAGTKVDELVSGIKTIVDIVLGKEGNAEAGTDKKADGLTARTAQAANGEAGKLFAANADTADNAKKSASDAAKAVGAVTGADILQAIAKGNEGVAVKLTKSNDGNAGAAPKDATIAGGIALRAMANDGKFAGPTAADNDYAFAVKGAAISAVTKALDTLTIAIRETIDTGLKSVKDAMNINSTDTPINTDKQVPEAKS; from the coding sequence ATGACTTTATTTTTACTTCTTAGCTGTGGCAGTGGTAGTGCTAAGGTGGAAGATCCTCAGAGTAGATTCTTGAAAACTGTTATTAGTTTAAGTAATGACTTCTTAAATGTTTTCACTTCCCTTTCTGATATGGTTGGAGGTGTTTTAGGGTTTAATACTAATACTAAAAAGTCTGATGTTGCAGTTTACTTTAAGAGAGTTCAGGATACTTTACAAGGCACTAAGGATAAGCTTAATAAAATTGTTGCTGACATGAAATCTGATAATAATCCTAATTCTTCTACAGTTGAGACTGCTGTAACTAATTTAGTTACTACCACTCTTGATAAGATAATCCAGGGGGCTAAGACTGCTAGTGAGGCTATTGGTTCTGATAATAACCCAATTGCTAATGTTGCTGATCAGAATGCAGGTGCTGCTGGGACTAAAGTTGATGAATTAGTAAGTGGAATTAAGACTATTGTGGATATAGTACTTGGAAAAGAAGGAAATGCAGAGGCTGGTACTGATAAAAAAGCCGATGGTCTTACTGCAAGAACTGCTCAAGCTGCTAATGGTGAAGCAGGTAAATTATTTGCTGCTAATGCTGATACTGCTGATAATGCAAAAAAATCAGCATCTGATGCTGCGAAAGCTGTTGGGGCTGTAACTGGTGCTGATATCTTGCAAGCTATTGCTAAAGGTAATGAAGGTGTAGCTGTTAAGTTAACTAAGAGTAATGATGGTAACGCTGGAGCTGCCCCTAAAGATGCAACTATTGCAGGAGGTATAGCACTGCGAGCTATGGCTAATGATGGTAAATTTGCTGGTCCTACTGCTGCTGATAATGATTATGCCTTTGCAGTTAAAGGTGCAGCAATCAGTGCAGTAACTAAGGCTTTAGATACTCTAACAATAGCGATAAGAGAAACAATTGATACAGGGCTTAAGAGTGTTAAGGATGCTATGAATATTAATTCTACTGATACTCCTATAAATACTGATAAGCAGGTTCCTGAGGCTAAAAGTTAA